In Rutidosis leptorrhynchoides isolate AG116_Rl617_1_P2 chromosome 2, CSIRO_AGI_Rlap_v1, whole genome shotgun sequence, one genomic interval encodes:
- the LOC139894551 gene encoding squamosa promoter-binding-like protein 14 isoform X1 encodes MEEVGTQVAPPLYMYNNNTISGGRFSDGNQMVKKRSLPFQNGNFMQQQQQQQYLQRLIPSLDESRNSWNPKNWEWDSSRLVAKPLDMMEVCNQQHEKRSVDNPVNSDGSKKSQDGQVVDDARLLLQLGGGLSSVEEVVNRPSKRVRSGSPGGNYPMCQVDNCKEDLSAAKDYHRRHKVCVVHSKAGEALVGKQMQRFCQQCSRFHPLSEFDEGKRSCRRRLAGHNRRRRKTQPEDVTSQLLHSGNGDKNNNAGVDIVSLLTALTRTQGNGEDMNKSASVIPNKDQIMQILNKINSLPMPVDPGSKSPVPEYFTKEKSSPEIQNKVDQKTNSSTMDLLGGLSDQKNPTIEADNTNYGYHNQTMVPNHHKQPVTEVHSGGERSSTSFQSREDSDCQVVDPTPVNLQLQLFSSSPEDNSPPKLASSRRYFSSDSSNPTSDHSPSSSPPVVQRLFPTKASRERTKPESISRVKTKNLPLELFGVSNAGPDNMSIQSSPYRAGYTSSSGSDQSPASLNSDPQDRTGRIAFKLFDADPSDLPDGLRTQVVYNWLAKTPSEIEGYIRPGCVVLSIYLSLPSSSWDQLEGNFLQYIQSLLQDSVTDFWRNGRFLVHTEKKIASHKDGKVYMFKSLKTWSSPQLISISPLAVVSGKETRLVLRGRNLKTPGTKIYCTHIDGCILEEATESDNRESQYDEISTCSFKISSPSPLGRYFIEIENGIRGSSFPVIIADAALCQELRLLEAEFGEALIDRSSSTKEIVHFLNELGWLFQKKEGDSNYSLARYKFLLVFSVERDFCSLMRTLLGILLQKGSNITNDESSIEMLSGIHLLNRAVKRRCRKMVDLLVHYSVIDAQTSSRKFLFPPNVAGPGGITPLHVAACTSDSDDMVDALTNDPQEIGLLSWNSCLDANGLSPYAYASMRDDNSYNTLVARKLADRIAGQVSVRISNEIELQTTNSDHQELSFRIRDRVTPKSCSKCATIVAKHPRRIPGSQGLLHRPYIHSMLAIAAVCVCVCLFLRGAPDIGLIAPFKWENLHFGSM; translated from the exons ATGGAAGAGGTGGGTACACAAGTAGCTCCACCTttgtatatgtataataataatacaattagtgGTGGAAGGTTTTCTGATGGGAATCAAATGGTAAAGAAACGTAGTTTGCCGTTTCAAAACGGCAACTTTAtgcaacagcagcaacaacaacaatatctTCAGAGGTTAATTCCAAGTTTAGATGAATCTAGAAACAGTTGGAACCCTAAAAATTGGGAATGGGATAGTTCAAGACTTGTTGCGAAACCATTGGATATGATGGAAGTATGTAATCAACAACACGAAAAACGGTCTGTTGATAATCCAGTTAATTCTGATGGGTCAAAGAAGAGTCAAGATGGTCAAGTGGTTGACGATGCGCGGCTTTTGTTACAGCTTGGTGGTGGGTTGAGTTCGGTTGAGGAAGTGGTGAATAGACCTAGTAAACGGGTTCGATCTGGATCACCGGGTGGTAATTATCCGATGTGTCAGGTTGATAATTGTAAGGAAGATTTATCAGCTGCTAAAGATTATCATCGACGTCATAAGGTTTGTGTTGTTCATAGTAAAGCTGGCGAAGCGTTAGTTGGAAAACAAATGCAAAGATTTTGTCAACAGTGTAGCAG gtTTCATCCTCTTTCTGAGTTTGACGAGGGAAAACGTAGCTGTAGGCGTAGGCTTGCGGGTCACAATAGGAGAAGAAGAAAAACACAACCCGAAGACGTTACATCACAATTATTACACTCTGGAAATGGCGATAAAAATAATAACGCGGGTGTGGATATCGTTAGTTTGCTAACCGCTTTAACTCGAACTCAAG gAAATGGTGAAGACATGAACAAGAGTGCATCGGTGATACCTAATAAAGATCAGATTATGCAGATTCTGAATAAAATAAACTCTTTGCCAATGCCGGTTGACCCCGGGTCAAAATCACCCGTTCCAGAATACTTTACTAAAGAGAAATCTTCTCCCGAGATTCAAAATAAAGTTGACCAAAAAACAAACTCATCTACCATGGACTTGCTCGGTGGTCTTTCGGACCAAAAAAACCCTACTATTGAAGCCGATAACACTAACTATGGTTATCATAACCAAACCATGGTTCCAAATCATCACAAACAACCAGTAACCGAAGTGCACTCTGGCGGAGAAAGAAGTAGTACGAGTTTCCAGTCTCGTGAAGATTCAGATTGTCAAGTTGTGGACCCCACACCAGTTAACTTACAGTTACAGTTATTTAGTTCTTCACCTGAAGACAATAGCCCGCCCAAACTTGCATCGAGCAGAAGATATTTTTCGTCTGATAGTAGTAACCCTACGAGCGATCACTCACCGTCATCTTCGCCACCTGTCGTGCAACGCCTTTTCCCGACAAAAGCTTCAAGAGAAAGAACCAAACCCGAGAGTATTTCACGTGTTAAAACTAAGAATTTGCCTCTTGAGCTTTTTGGAGTGTCGAATGCGGGGCCCGATAATATGTCGATTCAAAGTTCGCCTTATCGAGCTGGGTACACATCTTCGTCTGGATCTGACCAGTCACCTGCAAGCTTGAATTCTGACCCTCAG GATCGTACTGGGCGAATAGCGTTTAAACTGTTTGACGCTGATCCAAGTGATCTTCCTGATGGACTGCGTACGCAGGTG GTGTACAATTGGCTTGCAAAAACTCCATCAGAGATAGAAGGATACATAAGGCCCGGTTGTGTAGTTTTATCAATTTATTTATCGTTGCCGTCATCTTCTTGGGATCAA CTCGAAGGGAACTTTCTTCAGTATATTCAATCTCTTTTGCAAGATTCTGTTACTGACTTTTGGAGAAATGGAAGGTTCTTAGTACATACCGAGAAGAAAATAGCGTCACATAAGGATG GGAAGGTATATATGTTCAAATCTTTGAAAACATGGAGTTCTCCACAGTTGATATCGATTTCACCTTTGGCCGTTGTTTCCGGAAAGGAGACTCGTCTTGTTCTAAGAGGCCGGAATCTAAAGACACCTGGCACCAA GATCTACTGCACGCATATCGATGGATGTATACTCGAGGAAGCGACCGAATCAGACAATCGGGAATCTCAATACGACGAAATTAGCACGTGCAGCTTTAAAATTTCTTCACCGAGTCCACTTGGTCGATATTTCATTGAG ATAGAGAACGGAATACGAGGTAGCAGTTTTCCCGTAATCATAGCCGATGCCGCTCTCTGTCAGGAACTGCGGCTTCTCGAGGCTGAGTTTGGTGAAGCTTTAATCGATCGGTCGAGTTCAACAAAGGAAATTGTACACTTTTTGAATGAGCTCGGGTGGTTATTCCAAAAAAAGGAAGGGGATTCTAATTATAGCCTTGCTCGATACAAGTTTTTGCTTGTATTCTCAGTGGAACGAGATTTTTGTTCTTTAATGAGAACGCTATTAGGAATTCTACTTCAAAAAGGCTCCAATATTACCAATGATGAGTCCTCAATAGAGATGCTTTCTGGAATTCACCTTTTAAACCGGGCCGTTAAAAGGCGGTGCAGGAAAATGGTTGATTTGCTTGTACATTATTCGGTGATCGATGCTCAAACATCTTCTAGAAAGTTTCTTTTCCCTCCAAATGTTGCGGGACCTGGCGGTATCACACCCTTGCATGTGGCTGCTTGTACATCTGATTCGGACGATATGGTTGATGCTTTAACAAATGACCCCCAGGAG ATTGGGCTGCTGAGCTGGAACTCTTGTTTAGATGCGAACGGGCTGTCTCCGTACGCTTACGCATCTATGCGGGATGACAATTCATACAACACGCTAGTGGCCCGTAAGCTTGCAGACAGAATAGCGGGCCAAGTTTCAGTACGGATCTCAAATGAGATCGAGTTACAAACAACAAACTCCGATCATCAAGAACTTAGCTTCAGAATAAGGGACCGTGTTACACCAAAATCTTGTTCCAAATGTGCAACCATAGTTGCGAAACACCCTAGAAGGATTCCTGGTTCACAAGGGTTACTTCATCGACCCTACATACACTCGATGCTTGCCATAGCTgctgtatgtgtatgtgtatgtctGTTCCTTCGTGGGGCCCCTGATATAGGCCTTATTGCTCCGTTTAAGTGGGAGAATTTACACTTTGGGTCTATGTAG
- the LOC139894551 gene encoding squamosa promoter-binding-like protein 14 isoform X2, translating to MEEVGTQVAPPLYMYNNNTISGGRFSDGNQMVKKRSLPFQNGNFMQQQQQQQYLQRLIPSLDESRNSWNPKNWEWDSSRLVAKPLDMMEVCNQQHEKRSVDNPVNSDGSKKSQDGQVVDDARLLLQLGGGLSSVEEVVNRPSKRVRSGSPGGNYPMCQVDNCKEDLSAAKDYHRRHKVCVVHSKAGEALVGKQMQRFCQQCSRFHPLSEFDEGKRSCRRRLAGHNRRRRKTQPEDVTSQLLHSGNGDKNNNAGVDIVSLLTALTRTQGNGEDMNKSASVIPNKDQIMQILNKINSLPMPVDPGSKSPVPEYFTKEKSSPEIQNKVDQKTNSSTMDLLGGLSDQKNPTIEADNTNYGYHNQTMVPNHHKQPVTEVHSGGERSSTSFQSREDSDCQVVDPTPVNLQLQLFSSSPEDNSPPKLASSRRYFSSDSSNPTSDHSPSSSPPVVQRLFPTKASRERTKPESISRVKTKNLPLELFGVSNAGPDNMSIQSSPYRAGYTSSSGSDQSPASLNSDPQDRTGRIAFKLFDADPSDLPDGLRTQVYNWLAKTPSEIEGYIRPGCVVLSIYLSLPSSSWDQLEGNFLQYIQSLLQDSVTDFWRNGRFLVHTEKKIASHKDGKVYMFKSLKTWSSPQLISISPLAVVSGKETRLVLRGRNLKTPGTKIYCTHIDGCILEEATESDNRESQYDEISTCSFKISSPSPLGRYFIEIENGIRGSSFPVIIADAALCQELRLLEAEFGEALIDRSSSTKEIVHFLNELGWLFQKKEGDSNYSLARYKFLLVFSVERDFCSLMRTLLGILLQKGSNITNDESSIEMLSGIHLLNRAVKRRCRKMVDLLVHYSVIDAQTSSRKFLFPPNVAGPGGITPLHVAACTSDSDDMVDALTNDPQEIGLLSWNSCLDANGLSPYAYASMRDDNSYNTLVARKLADRIAGQVSVRISNEIELQTTNSDHQELSFRIRDRVTPKSCSKCATIVAKHPRRIPGSQGLLHRPYIHSMLAIAAVCVCVCLFLRGAPDIGLIAPFKWENLHFGSM from the exons ATGGAAGAGGTGGGTACACAAGTAGCTCCACCTttgtatatgtataataataatacaattagtgGTGGAAGGTTTTCTGATGGGAATCAAATGGTAAAGAAACGTAGTTTGCCGTTTCAAAACGGCAACTTTAtgcaacagcagcaacaacaacaatatctTCAGAGGTTAATTCCAAGTTTAGATGAATCTAGAAACAGTTGGAACCCTAAAAATTGGGAATGGGATAGTTCAAGACTTGTTGCGAAACCATTGGATATGATGGAAGTATGTAATCAACAACACGAAAAACGGTCTGTTGATAATCCAGTTAATTCTGATGGGTCAAAGAAGAGTCAAGATGGTCAAGTGGTTGACGATGCGCGGCTTTTGTTACAGCTTGGTGGTGGGTTGAGTTCGGTTGAGGAAGTGGTGAATAGACCTAGTAAACGGGTTCGATCTGGATCACCGGGTGGTAATTATCCGATGTGTCAGGTTGATAATTGTAAGGAAGATTTATCAGCTGCTAAAGATTATCATCGACGTCATAAGGTTTGTGTTGTTCATAGTAAAGCTGGCGAAGCGTTAGTTGGAAAACAAATGCAAAGATTTTGTCAACAGTGTAGCAG gtTTCATCCTCTTTCTGAGTTTGACGAGGGAAAACGTAGCTGTAGGCGTAGGCTTGCGGGTCACAATAGGAGAAGAAGAAAAACACAACCCGAAGACGTTACATCACAATTATTACACTCTGGAAATGGCGATAAAAATAATAACGCGGGTGTGGATATCGTTAGTTTGCTAACCGCTTTAACTCGAACTCAAG gAAATGGTGAAGACATGAACAAGAGTGCATCGGTGATACCTAATAAAGATCAGATTATGCAGATTCTGAATAAAATAAACTCTTTGCCAATGCCGGTTGACCCCGGGTCAAAATCACCCGTTCCAGAATACTTTACTAAAGAGAAATCTTCTCCCGAGATTCAAAATAAAGTTGACCAAAAAACAAACTCATCTACCATGGACTTGCTCGGTGGTCTTTCGGACCAAAAAAACCCTACTATTGAAGCCGATAACACTAACTATGGTTATCATAACCAAACCATGGTTCCAAATCATCACAAACAACCAGTAACCGAAGTGCACTCTGGCGGAGAAAGAAGTAGTACGAGTTTCCAGTCTCGTGAAGATTCAGATTGTCAAGTTGTGGACCCCACACCAGTTAACTTACAGTTACAGTTATTTAGTTCTTCACCTGAAGACAATAGCCCGCCCAAACTTGCATCGAGCAGAAGATATTTTTCGTCTGATAGTAGTAACCCTACGAGCGATCACTCACCGTCATCTTCGCCACCTGTCGTGCAACGCCTTTTCCCGACAAAAGCTTCAAGAGAAAGAACCAAACCCGAGAGTATTTCACGTGTTAAAACTAAGAATTTGCCTCTTGAGCTTTTTGGAGTGTCGAATGCGGGGCCCGATAATATGTCGATTCAAAGTTCGCCTTATCGAGCTGGGTACACATCTTCGTCTGGATCTGACCAGTCACCTGCAAGCTTGAATTCTGACCCTCAG GATCGTACTGGGCGAATAGCGTTTAAACTGTTTGACGCTGATCCAAGTGATCTTCCTGATGGACTGCGTACGCAG GTGTACAATTGGCTTGCAAAAACTCCATCAGAGATAGAAGGATACATAAGGCCCGGTTGTGTAGTTTTATCAATTTATTTATCGTTGCCGTCATCTTCTTGGGATCAA CTCGAAGGGAACTTTCTTCAGTATATTCAATCTCTTTTGCAAGATTCTGTTACTGACTTTTGGAGAAATGGAAGGTTCTTAGTACATACCGAGAAGAAAATAGCGTCACATAAGGATG GGAAGGTATATATGTTCAAATCTTTGAAAACATGGAGTTCTCCACAGTTGATATCGATTTCACCTTTGGCCGTTGTTTCCGGAAAGGAGACTCGTCTTGTTCTAAGAGGCCGGAATCTAAAGACACCTGGCACCAA GATCTACTGCACGCATATCGATGGATGTATACTCGAGGAAGCGACCGAATCAGACAATCGGGAATCTCAATACGACGAAATTAGCACGTGCAGCTTTAAAATTTCTTCACCGAGTCCACTTGGTCGATATTTCATTGAG ATAGAGAACGGAATACGAGGTAGCAGTTTTCCCGTAATCATAGCCGATGCCGCTCTCTGTCAGGAACTGCGGCTTCTCGAGGCTGAGTTTGGTGAAGCTTTAATCGATCGGTCGAGTTCAACAAAGGAAATTGTACACTTTTTGAATGAGCTCGGGTGGTTATTCCAAAAAAAGGAAGGGGATTCTAATTATAGCCTTGCTCGATACAAGTTTTTGCTTGTATTCTCAGTGGAACGAGATTTTTGTTCTTTAATGAGAACGCTATTAGGAATTCTACTTCAAAAAGGCTCCAATATTACCAATGATGAGTCCTCAATAGAGATGCTTTCTGGAATTCACCTTTTAAACCGGGCCGTTAAAAGGCGGTGCAGGAAAATGGTTGATTTGCTTGTACATTATTCGGTGATCGATGCTCAAACATCTTCTAGAAAGTTTCTTTTCCCTCCAAATGTTGCGGGACCTGGCGGTATCACACCCTTGCATGTGGCTGCTTGTACATCTGATTCGGACGATATGGTTGATGCTTTAACAAATGACCCCCAGGAG ATTGGGCTGCTGAGCTGGAACTCTTGTTTAGATGCGAACGGGCTGTCTCCGTACGCTTACGCATCTATGCGGGATGACAATTCATACAACACGCTAGTGGCCCGTAAGCTTGCAGACAGAATAGCGGGCCAAGTTTCAGTACGGATCTCAAATGAGATCGAGTTACAAACAACAAACTCCGATCATCAAGAACTTAGCTTCAGAATAAGGGACCGTGTTACACCAAAATCTTGTTCCAAATGTGCAACCATAGTTGCGAAACACCCTAGAAGGATTCCTGGTTCACAAGGGTTACTTCATCGACCCTACATACACTCGATGCTTGCCATAGCTgctgtatgtgtatgtgtatgtctGTTCCTTCGTGGGGCCCCTGATATAGGCCTTATTGCTCCGTTTAAGTGGGAGAATTTACACTTTGGGTCTATGTAG